A window of Macaca mulatta isolate MMU2019108-1 chromosome 7, T2T-MMU8v2.0, whole genome shotgun sequence genomic DNA:
gagaggatgtggagaaatagaaacacgtttacactgttggtgggattgtaaactagttcaaccattatggaaaacagtatggcgattcctcaaggatctagagctagaagtaccatatgacccagccatcccattactgggtatatacccaaaggattataaatcatactgctataaagacacatgcacacatatgtttattgtggcactattcacaatagcaaagacttggaatcaacccaaatgtccatcagtgacagactggattaagaaaatgtggcacatatacaccatggaatactatgcagccataaaaaaggatgagtttgtgtcctttgtagggacatggatgcagctggaaatcatcattctcagcaaactatcacaagaacagaaaaccaaacaccacatgttctcactcataggtgggaactgaacaatgagatcacttggactcgggaaggggaacatcacacaccggggcctatcatggggatgggggagtggggagggattgcactaggagttatacctgatgtaaacaacgagttgatgggtgccgaCGAGTtcatgagtgcagcacaccaacatggcacaagtatacatacgtaacaaacctgcacgttatgcacatgtaccctagaacttaaagtataataataataaaaaaataataataataaattcaaaaaagaaaaaaaaagaaatgtttaccaTATGATAGTTGATAAGTGGTATCTCAATGAATTTCAACATGTGTTCATATAAAAAGAGTTTGAGCATCTTTTATACAGATAACAGCTATTTGtacttttttcccattttatgcaGGGTTCTTGGTCTTTTTAATTCTCTAATTTAGTAGTTTTTTATGTGTTGATATACCAATGCTTTGTTTTTTATCTCTCagtgcagatgaggaaattgagatttATGATAATGTGGTGATGTACTCAGTATaatataataaagtattttactGTGATGTAAACTCAGGCCTCCAAATCTGAGATTCAATGTTCTTTTTATTACACTAGAGGCATATAATGCAGTTTCATCAAGCTATTTCTTTTCACCTTATGAATACAAGCTCTGTGAAATGTAAATATTCAAAACTATTTTGTTAATAGAGAAATATTTAAGTATGGAtggcatttaaattttatttttattctgatttttaagaGATATTAAAATTTTGATGATTACTTGACATTCTTTACATAGTTAGAATTGATAAACCagaattttttcacttttcaattttttcttccattaCTCCATAATGACTCAAGTGAATAGTACAAATTTGAAATTCTTgaacattcattttattattttctgtatcaGTTTTTTTCCAGATGGGGAGACAGAGGCCTTATACTCATTTATTAATGGAGGAACTGAGAGAGAATGTAGCAGgaccagccacagacaaaacctctcagacaccaagttgtagaaggaagggctttattcagctgggagcatcggcaaaCTACTGCCTTAAAGTTCGAGCTCCCCAAGTGCACAGTTTCTGGTCCTTTTAAGGGCTCACgacactaaagatttcacatgaaagggtcgtgattgatttgAGCAAGCAAGGGGTGCAGgacaggggctgcatgcaccagtggtcagagagaaacagaacagggcagggagtttcacaatgttcttctatacaatgtctggaatctatgaataacatcagtttctaagttatgagttgatttttaactattgggtttaggccaggcaggcccaCGCCTGGTTTTGGGCCTGGCGCCGGGCTacctgtctttggttttacttctttgttttttcttaaaacaggtactgagtataaaacaatataaaacaatatgagagggtctctctctttcctcaatAACACTTGTAGCCTCATAAGTCAAATAATAGATACTATTTGTCTTGTCTTTGCCGTGGTCCAAGATACAcgttattctttatattttcccAGCCAATCACATCCATAACCTGTACATTAAACATTTACGAGCAATCATGCATTCTGTAATTCACCTTTAAATATGGCCAAACGAACTTGAAAGTTTTAATAACTCCCACTGCAACTTGAACATTTGTATATTCCCCAAGCAGCAGCTGGTCTTTTTCTTGCCATGTAATtcacaaaattatttcatatcaATACAGCTGTCATAAATACAAAGGTCTCAAGGACTGTGAGCCTCTTTTCCCCAGAAATTAGGCAAGGGATTCACCTAACTTCACTGTGAAGCAGTTGTCCCTGCTTTCAGGAGTTGGTTGAGTATTACATTACGTGTGTGGAAAGGATCTTAAAATTATCTAGATCAACGCCCCGATTTTACATATGAAGACTTGGAAGCATCAGTTGACTCAGTAAATTACTCGATCCCACACTCGAAGGACAAGATTTCAATTCCCATTTTCTGACTCTCAGGTCACTGTTATTTGTGGTACACCAATTTAAATGAGAGCTGTGCTAGAGACATCTGTTTAAATATCAGGTAGGTGagtgagaaagaaatttaaaagtttctgGGATGGGTAAAGCTAGAAGAACAATGtgaaggttttttgtttatttgttttccaaaggccacaaaatttttaatagaaagcCAAAGAACAGTAGGTAGTTGAATGAGTAAATTGGATTTGGTCTTAGAACAATTTGTTTAGACTATACATTACAACAGAGgtttgagaagaaaagaaaaacaaatgcttgGATTAGTAGAAAGATGAAAAGGTTTTGTCATGAATTTTGAGTACACATCAACTCAATTGGCTTTCAGTGCATTTTGTAAATCTCAGATCTCAGTGTGAGAGAGATTTCCTTAATCAGTCAAGTTACAACTTTTGAGGTATGTTATATTGCATAACTTCTAAATTCATTACTATCTTCTGTCTGATGTAAATTTGTCTCAACATTTGCACCATGTAAACTCTGGAAACAAgaagagtttatttttgtttcaaacagcttctgtgaaatcaataatttccagcatttaaaaaatgtctggCTTCTGGTAGCATGGTATTTAACAgtctttctatttaaaatatacttagaaaTGTATGAGTACTTCAGGCTTTAACCAGAACATGTTCATTAGCCTCTAAAAAAATGTATGGCATTGGTGACATACATCAAGTGTCATTCATAATAGCTGTATAACTGAAATAAAGAAGTAATAAATAGAGGcgatttcacttttttttttttttttggaggcggagtctcactctgtcaccaggctggagtgcagtggcacgatcttggctcactgcaacccctgcctcccgggttcaagcgattctcctgcctcagcctcctgagtatctgggattacaggcgcctgccaccatgcccggctaatttttgtatttttagtagagacagggtttcaccacgttggtcagactTGTCTGGAAcaactgacctcgtgatctgcgcgcctcagcctgccaaagccctgggattacaggtgtgagccactgcacccggacatTTCACTTTTATTCTAGACAATCTCCATTAGAAAATTGAAACAGATGATGTTTCTCTGTAGCCATTTTCCTCCCCTCACGTTTGATTCCTGTTTCCTAGCCACTGCAAGAGACCAGTGCCCACACCCTTCCCACTATTGTGTTCCCACTAATAGTAAGCTTTGATCCTCAAATATTCCTCGTCAGTCTTTCACCCTTCATGAGGTTTGAAAAAGGTCTTCACTCCCTTTTCTTACAAAAATCTGCTGTCAGCAAgctgtgaaatttaaaaagtatttcacaaCTGAGGAGTAAATATTTGAAACcgttaatttttatttcttttatgaatatttgtattttacttgTAAAACAAATTGCtaagtcataaaaaataatatttaactgAATCACTTGAAATATCTGGAAAAGCTACTGGGAAAAATATGTGGTCACTGTGAGTCCAGAAAAGAGACAATAGGGAACTATCCGATGGTGGGCTGCCACTAAATTAGTCTACACAAAAATCCCACTTTGAGTCTGATTGCTGTATTTTTTCCTAGTTCTCCTCCCAACTGGAAATGCTAGAGTCCTTCAGAAATCAGAGCAAATGGCCTGGAGTAATCAGTCTGTGGTAACCGAATTCATACTACGGGGTCTGTCCAGTTCTTTAGAACTCCAGATTTTCTACTTCCTGTTTTTCTCCGTAGTCTTTGCAGCCACTGTGCTGAGGAACCTTCTTATTGTGGTCACCATTGCATCAGAGCCACACCTTCATTCTCCCATGTACTTTCTGCTGGGCAATCTCTCCTTCATTGACATGTCCCTGGCCTCATTTGCCACCCCCAAAATGATTGCAGACTTCCTCAGTGAACACAAAGGCATCTCTTTTGAAGGCTGCATGACCCAGATATTCTTCCTACATCTCTTAGGAGGTGCTGAGATTGTACTGCTGATCTCCATGGCCTTTGATAGGTATGTGGCTATCTGTAAGCCTCTACGTTACCTATCTATCATGAGCCGGAGAGTGTGTGTTGGGCTTGTGATACTTTCCTGGATCGTCGGCATCTTCCATGCTCTGAGTCAGTTAGCATTTACAGTGAATCTGCCCTTCTGTGGACCCAATGAAGTAGACAGTTTCTTTTGTGACCTCCCTTTGGTGATTAAACTCGCTTGTGTTGACACATATATTCTGGGGGTGTTCATGATCTCAACCAGTGGCATGATTGCCCTGCTGTGCTTCATCCTCTTGGTGATCTCCTACACTATCATCTTGGTCACTGTTCGGCAGTATTCCTCTGGTGGATCCTCCAAAGCGCTCTCCACTTGCAGTGCCCACTTTACTGTTGTGACCCTTTTCTTTGGTCCATGCATTTTCATCTACGTGTGGCCTTTCACAAATTTCCCGATAGACAAAGTACTCTCAGTGTTTTATACCATATTCACTCCCCTCTTGAATCCAGTGATCTATACCCTTAGGAATAAAGATGTCAAGTATTCCATGAGGAAACTAAGCAGCCATATCTTTAAATCTAGGAAGACCGATCATACTCCTTAATTTTCCTCAGAGGAAAGTTAAATACTTTTTCAGCATTTATCTCCCTCATTTAATTGGTCAACATATTGATGCTATTGCAAGAAATCGATTAGTTCATGGTAGAACTGTTTCTGTAATCAACCTCAGCTGTCATGAAGTTCTGGTCATATTAATTGTTTCTTACACAACATAACATTTACTAACGAGCATTACAAAATGTATACTTAATGTTTTAGTGTGAAAGGACCCACAATGTCGAATTTTTCTTTCAGATCTATTTGAATATAATTTCCTTTCAGACTTTCACATGTTTTAAGAAAGAGGAGATTTCCTCTCCATCTCTAGCAATAGTctctaagaaaaaagacaagtatAAAAGCACCAGCACCTAGTATAGTACCCTATGCACTAAAGTAGCAATAGAATGTTTATTGCTGATGAGAtgctaatgcatgtggggtttTTGTAGCTCAAAATTCAGAAGGCAATAGAGGGTTTTTGGTAAGTAAAAATATTTGCCATTTAATACGTTTGTAACCCATTGTGGATAAGAATAGGAATGTATCTTACTTTTCTTTAGTCCCTACGTTCCCTAGAGTGGACTTCATAGTTTTAAAACAGTATAGGAAACTCCATGCAAATTCTCATAGTCATATCTGTATCTCTATCtatcatatctatctatctatctaaaagATTGAAAGGAACCTAGAGTACTGTGCAACAAATCTCATCCACAGCCCTgttctacaaaagataaaattaagacCCAATGATACACTAGGTTTTTCAAAATCATGCTAATTAGGGACAAAATCTACATCATTCACCTACAAATACAGATATTTGTTTATTTCCTAAGCAGTAACAAATTGTTTTGGTATCATGATGTTTACTGTACCATTTTTTAATCCAAAGCCACATTGTAAATAGTGGGGTTCAAAGGATCTGAGCCATTCTCCCTATGGTTAAACACAGTATTTGACATAAGGACTTCATTAAATAGAGGTTCTtcaacatatataatatatctaaTAAGTGgagattttagaaaatataaattatctagtcaaatctatttattttacagatgatgaaattcaGAACCAGGGAATAATGTTACTTTCGCAAGTAAGCTATTCAATGAAATAATCTAGCATAAAAgatgctctttctctctctctctctctctctctctttctctccccccaccccccgccccttctctccctctccgtCTTTCTCTCTATATTGAACTAGGGCCAGATTATCTGCAAGAGCATTTTGGTCATTGTCATTCTGAGAGCTACAtgtagaagaaatatttaatgtataaaacTGAACTATTGTAATCACTAATAATGGCTAATTAGTGGCATTGTCAAAGTTTACATAATATTCTGAGTAATATTTCCTTAGCCTgagtataaataaatacaaaaagatatTTAGATGACTAATGGATAGATTTTAAGGAGTCAAATAGATAAAATAGCCAACAGGTAAGTATATGGGCAGATATATTAATAAGTTGATGGACGGGtggatacatacatatacatatggcAATATAGGTGGATAGATAATTTATCCAtga
This region includes:
- the LOC699259 gene encoding olfactory receptor 4K3, translating into MAWSNQSVVTEFILRGLSSSLELQIFYFLFFSVVFAATVLRNLLIVVTIASEPHLHSPMYFLLGNLSFIDMSLASFATPKMIADFLSEHKGISFEGCMTQIFFLHLLGGAEIVLLISMAFDRYVAICKPLRYLSIMSRRVCVGLVILSWIVGIFHALSQLAFTVNLPFCGPNEVDSFFCDLPLVIKLACVDTYILGVFMISTSGMIALLCFILLVISYTIILVTVRQYSSGGSSKALSTCSAHFTVVTLFFGPCIFIYVWPFTNFPIDKVLSVFYTIFTPLLNPVIYTLRNKDVKYSMRKLSSHIFKSRKTDHTP